A single window of Clostridiaceae bacterium DNA harbors:
- a CDS encoding Stp1/IreP family PP2C-type Ser/Thr phosphatase, with the protein MIFAAISDRGLVREKNEDCFNAIVGNPNVPVTFIIADGMGGHNSGEVASKMAVDIVSELIMQRAEDFLCEEKVRQAIVEAMNGANKAIYLYSLKQKSNAGMGTTLIVTIFLNDKIYIGHVGDSRVYLIRDGNIMRVTVDHSYIEELVRMGTLSRKEAEKHPGKNVITRALGCGEDLQIDTYCYEVMENDYYVLCTDGLTNMLSENEIKKIVENSDNPQHACDQLVKKANEYGGEDNITVIVVKTGRVK; encoded by the coding sequence GTGATATTTGCCGCCATAAGTGATAGGGGTTTGGTAAGGGAAAAAAATGAGGATTGCTTTAATGCAATAGTAGGGAACCCGAATGTTCCTGTTACATTTATTATTGCTGATGGAATGGGAGGGCATAATTCGGGTGAAGTAGCCAGTAAAATGGCTGTAGATATAGTATCAGAACTTATAATGCAAAGAGCTGAAGATTTTTTGTGTGAAGAGAAGGTCCGGCAGGCTATTGTAGAAGCTATGAATGGTGCAAATAAAGCTATTTACCTTTACTCCTTGAAACAAAAGTCCAACGCAGGGATGGGTACAACACTGATTGTAACTATTTTTCTCAATGATAAAATTTATATAGGACATGTAGGAGATAGCAGGGTTTATCTAATCAGAGACGGTAATATTATGCGTGTTACTGTTGATCATTCATATATAGAAGAATTGGTTAGAATGGGAACACTAAGCAGAAAGGAAGCAGAGAAACACCCAGGTAAAAATGTAATTACCAGGGCTTTGGGTTGCGGAGAAGATTTGCAGATTGATACATACTGTTATGAAGTAATGGAGAATGATTACTATGTACTATGTACTGATGGTTTGACTAATATGTTAAGTGAAAATGAAATAAAAAAAATTGTTGAGAATTCAGATAATCCGCAACATGCTTGTGATCAATTGGTAAAAAAGGCAAATGAGTATGGTGGAGAAGATAATATAACTGTTATTGTAGTTAAAACAGGTAGGGTAAAATGA
- the rlmN gene encoding 23S rRNA (adenine(2503)-C(2))-methyltransferase RlmN, whose amino-acid sequence MNGRINLLDLNITELEDLLSEMGQEKFRAAQLFNWLGKGTKSLEEMSNIPKTLREELGKIAYIGKLKIARKLLSESDGTAKYLFELNDGNLIESVLMRYKYGLSVCVSSQAGCKMNCSFCASAGIGFIRNLTPGEMLDQVLTIQNDAREKIGHIVVMGIGEPLDNYDNLIKFLKLCHSHESLNIGYRRMTVSTCGLVPQILKLAEEKLPINLSISLHAPNDEIRGKLMPVNRKYSIDKLIEACKIYTKVSKRRITFEYALIRGVNDTKENAKELAQRLKGMLCHVNLIPLNPVEGSEYRQTNKKEINDFRDILIHNGIETTVRRELGGDIDAACGQLRRSVVNKDLP is encoded by the coding sequence ATGAACGGGAGAATAAATCTATTAGATTTAAATATTACGGAACTTGAGGATTTGCTGTCAGAAATGGGACAGGAAAAGTTCAGGGCTGCCCAGCTTTTTAACTGGCTGGGCAAAGGAACAAAATCCCTGGAGGAAATGTCTAATATACCTAAGACATTAAGGGAAGAGCTTGGGAAAATAGCTTATATAGGTAAATTAAAGATAGCAAGAAAGCTTCTTTCAGAGTCTGATGGTACTGCCAAGTACTTGTTTGAGCTTAATGATGGCAATTTAATTGAGAGTGTTTTGATGCGGTATAAGTATGGCCTGTCGGTTTGTGTATCCTCCCAGGCAGGTTGTAAAATGAATTGCAGCTTTTGTGCATCAGCCGGGATAGGATTTATCAGGAATCTCACTCCAGGGGAGATGCTTGACCAGGTATTAACAATACAAAATGATGCAAGAGAAAAAATTGGTCATATTGTAGTGATGGGGATAGGAGAGCCTTTAGACAATTATGACAATCTTATTAAATTCTTGAAGTTATGTCATAGTCATGAAAGTTTAAATATTGGTTACAGACGTATGACTGTATCCACATGCGGGCTTGTTCCGCAGATTTTGAAGCTTGCAGAAGAAAAACTGCCAATAAATCTCTCAATATCCCTTCATGCTCCAAATGATGAAATAAGAGGAAAGTTGATGCCGGTCAATAGAAAGTATTCTATTGACAAATTAATTGAAGCATGTAAGATATATACTAAGGTTTCAAAAAGGAGGATAACCTTTGAATATGCCCTGATTAGGGGTGTAAATGATACAAAAGAAAATGCAAAGGAGCTTGCCCAAAGGTTAAAGGGCATGCTTTGTCATGTAAATCTGATACCATTAAATCCTGTTGAGGGGTCAGAATATAGACAGACAAATAAAAAAGAAATAAATGACTTTAGAGATATATTGATTCATAATGGAATTGAGACAACAGTAAGGCGCGAACTAGGAGGAGATATTGATGCTGCTTGCGGGCAGTTAAGAAGAAGTGTTGTAAATAAAGACCTGCCGTGA
- the rsmB gene encoding 16S rRNA (cytosine(967)-C(5))-methyltransferase RsmB, with the protein MSVDIPRETALKILDEINEKEAYSNISLNKHLSRKGLREIDHAFITELVYGTIKWQLTIDWIIEQFSNIKSKKLSHWILNILRLGVYQLLYMDRVPASAACSESVTLAKKYGHPGSVRYVNGVLRNIEREKDKIKYPEKDKDPVKYLEVKYSHPEWLVKMWLEYYGLDFTEALLKANNQIADFTIRVNTLKTTKEDLINELKANGLEVQPGRYAKQALSLIGPSSISKLEPFKKGLFQVQSESSILVGEILDPKPGEFIIDVCSAPGGKTTHIAEIMKDSGTVLARDIYEHKLELIKEAALRLGLNSIKTEIWDAVNIDEKYIKKADKVLVDVPCTGLGIIRRKPDIKYSKIGKDIKGISELQLKILNASSHYVKPGGIIVYSTCTISPEENNKVVENFMKQREDFQLEDFSGMLPENLDRYGYKEGYIQLYPNVHKTDGFFIAKFRRKQ; encoded by the coding sequence ATGTCAGTAGATATACCTAGAGAAACTGCGTTAAAGATTCTTGATGAGATAAATGAAAAGGAAGCATATTCAAATATTTCCCTTAACAAGCACTTAAGCAGAAAGGGACTGAGGGAAATAGACCATGCTTTTATTACAGAACTTGTTTATGGGACTATAAAATGGCAGTTGACCATAGATTGGATCATTGAACAATTTTCAAATATTAAATCGAAAAAACTATCCCATTGGATATTAAACATATTAAGACTTGGTGTGTACCAGTTGCTTTATATGGACAGGGTGCCTGCGTCTGCAGCCTGTAGTGAAAGTGTTACTCTGGCAAAAAAGTATGGGCACCCTGGTTCAGTCAGGTATGTAAACGGTGTTTTAAGAAATATTGAAAGGGAAAAAGATAAAATCAAGTATCCTGAGAAGGACAAGGATCCCGTGAAGTATCTGGAAGTTAAGTATTCTCATCCGGAGTGGCTGGTAAAAATGTGGCTGGAATATTATGGGCTAGATTTTACCGAGGCTCTGTTAAAGGCTAACAATCAAATTGCTGATTTTACTATTAGAGTAAATACTTTAAAGACTACAAAAGAAGACCTGATTAATGAATTAAAAGCCAACGGACTGGAAGTCCAACCGGGAAGATATGCAAAACAGGCTTTATCTCTGATAGGTCCATCATCCATTTCCAAACTTGAGCCTTTTAAAAAAGGCTTGTTCCAGGTTCAGAGTGAAAGTTCTATTCTTGTTGGAGAAATACTGGATCCCAAACCAGGGGAATTTATTATAGACGTATGCAGCGCACCCGGCGGAAAAACCACTCATATAGCAGAAATAATGAAGGATAGTGGAACGGTTCTGGCCAGGGATATATATGAACATAAACTGGAACTGATAAAAGAAGCTGCTTTGAGATTAGGATTAAATAGTATTAAAACTGAGATTTGGGATGCTGTCAATATTGATGAAAAATATATAAAAAAGGCAGACAAAGTTTTGGTAGATGTTCCTTGTACAGGTTTGGGAATAATTAGAAGAAAGCCTGATATTAAGTACTCTAAAATTGGGAAAGATATTAAAGGTATTTCAGAATTGCAGCTTAAGATACTAAATGCATCCTCCCATTATGTGAAACCCGGTGGCATAATTGTATATAGTACTTGTACAATATCTCCCGAGGAAAATAATAAAGTAGTGGAAAATTTTATGAAGCAGAGGGAGGATTTTCAACTGGAAGATTTTTCTGGCATGCTTCCAGAAAATCTGGACAGATACGGATACAAGGAAGGATATATACAACTATATCCCAATGTACATAAAACAGATGGTTTTTTTATTGCGAAATTCAGGAGAAAGCAGTAG
- a CDS encoding zinc metallopeptidase — protein sequence MYFYGYDPYFILVIPAFIFSLYAQFKVKSTFNQFSKVLNRRGFTGADIARYILDRNGLGDVQVERVAGSLTDHYDPRTKVVRLSGPVYSSTSVSAIGVAAHETGHALQHAESYGPLALRTNLVPVAGIGSSIGPYLAIFGLFLGADILVQIGLILFAMAVLFYIITLPVEFNASSRAIRILEESGLLTMEEINPARNVLRAAAMTYVASAAVAIANLARLVLLSGGRRRRD from the coding sequence ATGTATTTTTATGGTTATGATCCATATTTCATTTTGGTGATACCTGCTTTTATATTTTCTCTCTATGCCCAATTTAAAGTAAAGAGTACTTTTAATCAGTTCAGTAAAGTACTCAACAGAAGAGGTTTTACAGGTGCTGATATAGCTAGGTATATTCTTGATAGAAACGGGCTGGGGGATGTGCAGGTAGAAAGAGTTGCAGGCAGCCTTACAGATCATTATGATCCACGGACAAAGGTTGTACGGCTTTCAGGACCGGTTTACTCAAGTACATCGGTTTCTGCCATAGGAGTGGCTGCGCATGAAACAGGGCATGCTTTACAACATGCTGAAAGTTACGGACCTTTGGCTTTGAGGACTAACCTTGTTCCTGTAGCAGGTATTGGTTCATCTATAGGACCATATCTGGCAATTTTTGGACTTTTTTTGGGAGCCGATATTCTTGTTCAGATAGGTTTGATTTTATTTGCAATGGCAGTATTATTTTATATAATTACTCTGCCTGTAGAGTTTAATGCAAGTTCAAGGGCTATTAGAATTTTGGAGGAATCCGGCTTGCTTACAATGGAAGAGATAAATCCGGCCCGCAATGTGCTAAGGGCGGCTGCCATGACATATGTGGCATCGGCTGCAGTTGCAATAGCAAACCTGGCAAGATTGGTATTGCTTTCAGGAGGCAGAAGAAGAAGAGATTAA
- a CDS encoding methionyl-tRNA formyltransferase encodes MGTPDFAVPCLRMLIREGYQIEAVVTQPDKPKGRGKKLASPPVKLCAQEFGIKVLQPEKVKTEDFINQLRSMEPDMLVTVAYGKILPKEILDIPKLGCVNVHASLLPKYRGAAPIQWAIINGEKVTGITTMLTNIGMDTGDILLKSPVEITDDMTAGELHDKLALLGADVLRETIEMLRAGILKPTPQNHDEATYAPMIKKEIGQINWNLSSGEIHNLVRGLNPWPGAYTFYNGERMRIWKTTLIDGEPEMKEKPGTICRVNREGLIISTGSGVIRVDEVQFDSCRTMSIGEYICGNRIVEGEILGQQM; translated from the coding sequence ATGGGAACTCCTGATTTTGCAGTTCCATGCTTAAGAATGCTGATTAGGGAAGGTTATCAGATCGAAGCGGTTGTTACACAGCCGGATAAACCAAAAGGAAGAGGGAAAAAACTTGCATCACCTCCTGTGAAGCTTTGTGCCCAGGAATTTGGCATAAAAGTTTTACAACCTGAAAAAGTGAAAACAGAAGATTTTATAAACCAGCTTAGAAGCATGGAGCCAGATATGCTGGTTACTGTTGCATATGGGAAGATTCTTCCAAAGGAAATACTTGATATTCCAAAATTAGGCTGTGTTAATGTACATGCTTCATTACTTCCCAAATACAGAGGAGCAGCTCCCATTCAGTGGGCCATAATTAATGGAGAAAAAGTTACCGGTATAACCACAATGCTTACAAATATTGGTATGGATACTGGAGATATATTACTGAAATCTCCCGTGGAGATAACTGATGATATGACCGCAGGGGAGCTTCACGACAAGTTGGCCTTACTGGGAGCAGATGTCCTCAGAGAAACCATTGAAATGCTAAGAGCAGGGATATTAAAACCAACGCCGCAAAATCATGATGAAGCAACATACGCTCCAATGATTAAAAAAGAAATAGGCCAAATAAATTGGAATTTAAGTTCTGGAGAAATACATAATCTTGTGAGAGGACTTAATCCCTGGCCTGGAGCCTATACCTTTTATAACGGCGAACGTATGCGCATATGGAAAACCACTTTAATAGACGGTGAACCAGAGATGAAAGAAAAACCCGGAACAATTTGCCGTGTAAACAGGGAAGGTTTGATTATTTCTACAGGTTCGGGCGTAATAAGGGTTGATGAAGTTCAGTTTGATTCCTGCAGAACCATGAGTATAGGTGAATATATTTGCGGTAATAGAATAGTTGAAGGCGAGATTTTAGGACAACAGATGTAG
- the def gene encoding peptide deformylase, giving the protein MAIRNIRKDGEEVLRKRCKEIDVINDKILTLLKDMADTMYENDGVGLAAPQVGILKRAVVIDVGEGLLELINPVIISQEGEVVDAEGCLSIPGIYGEVKRPQSVVVEALNPKGEKITVKGEGLLARALCHEIDHLDGILFKDKVIRFLDTEEQEPEE; this is encoded by the coding sequence ATGGCAATAAGAAATATTAGAAAAGATGGCGAGGAAGTACTTAGAAAACGCTGTAAAGAGATTGATGTGATAAATGATAAAATTTTAACTCTCCTTAAAGACATGGCAGATACCATGTATGAAAATGATGGAGTGGGTCTTGCAGCGCCCCAGGTTGGCATACTTAAACGTGCAGTTGTAATAGATGTAGGAGAGGGCTTGCTGGAACTCATCAATCCTGTAATAATAAGCCAGGAGGGTGAAGTGGTGGATGCAGAAGGATGCCTTAGTATCCCGGGTATATATGGAGAAGTAAAACGTCCTCAGTCGGTGGTTGTAGAAGCATTGAACCCGAAAGGAGAAAAAATAACTGTTAAAGGGGAAGGTTTACTGGCAAGGGCATTGTGTCATGAGATAGACCACCTGGACGGAATACTGTTTAAGGATAAAGTGATAAGATTTCTTGATACAGAAGAACAAGAACCGGAGGAGTGA
- the priA gene encoding primosomal protein N': MYMIASVVLNNATRAFDKEYYYLIPMDLTGKIKPGIRVMVPFGAGNRPREAYVIDVFPFNNSSCDERNSYNEYATTIDVSQLKDILRPVDEKPVVDRDMLKLAAWMRERYICTFGDAIKCMYPAGKGAKEKTLKAAYLAVTREEAERMIQDNKLKKIQHIRVLEMLMDNEFIPVCDVTKFAGVSSSVLDTLKKYGLVNYKEVRITRNPLKSRKIRQTQPLVPTPEQAKALDFLKKKLEENRYYECLIHGVTGSGKTEVYLQLIHHAIDMGKEAIVLVPEISLTPQMVERFRERFGNEVAVLHSRLSQGERYDQWSLVKDGHIKVVVGARSAVFAPLKNLGIIIIDEEHEGTYKSETTPKYHAAEIARKRCYEKGAMLLYGSATPSCETYFKAKKGLIGLLELKSRTNNMVMPEVEIVDMRKELEEGNRSVFSRKLQDEIKNNIKLGQQTMLFLNRRGHSSFVLCRNCGYVVKCVGCSINMTYHAYEDRLICHYCGYTIRPPKICPKCKSTHIRHFGAGTQKVEEEVKKQFPGCSVIRMDIDTTTCKNSHEKILRDFCENNINVMVGTQMIAKGHDFHNVTLVGVLAADSLLNLGDYRASERTFQLITQVAGRAGRGDLPGRVIIQAYNTEDFSIQAALRHDFETFFKQEIMIRKKLNYPPFTNIASIILSGANEKQVSETASQVKKDLLKEFCSSETSEGNITEILGPVPAPIKKIMNKYRWRIIIKCEDMEKLIKALTCISDKYCSKTGRRPVELGIDINPFNML, from the coding sequence ATGTATATGATTGCTTCTGTTGTATTAAATAATGCAACAAGAGCCTTCGACAAAGAATATTATTATTTAATTCCTATGGATTTAACCGGGAAAATAAAACCTGGTATAAGGGTTATGGTTCCTTTCGGAGCAGGCAACAGGCCAAGAGAAGCCTATGTTATAGATGTTTTTCCCTTCAACAATAGCTCATGTGATGAAAGAAATTCATATAATGAATATGCCACTACTATTGATGTGAGCCAGCTAAAAGATATATTAAGGCCTGTAGACGAAAAACCTGTAGTGGACAGAGATATGCTGAAACTTGCAGCCTGGATGAGGGAGAGGTATATTTGTACCTTTGGTGACGCTATAAAATGCATGTATCCGGCGGGAAAAGGTGCGAAAGAAAAAACTTTAAAGGCAGCTTATCTTGCAGTAACCCGTGAAGAAGCCGAGCGAATGATCCAGGACAACAAGTTAAAAAAGATCCAGCACATAAGAGTCCTTGAGATGCTCATGGATAATGAGTTTATTCCTGTATGTGATGTTACAAAATTCGCAGGAGTATCTTCTTCTGTATTGGATACATTAAAAAAGTACGGTTTAGTAAATTATAAGGAAGTTAGGATTACCAGGAATCCTTTAAAAAGCAGAAAAATTCGTCAGACCCAGCCATTGGTACCTACTCCGGAACAAGCTAAGGCTCTGGACTTTCTTAAGAAAAAACTTGAAGAAAACAGATATTATGAATGCCTGATACATGGTGTAACCGGAAGTGGTAAGACTGAAGTTTACCTGCAGTTGATCCACCATGCTATTGATATGGGGAAGGAAGCTATTGTGCTGGTTCCTGAGATTTCTCTGACACCACAGATGGTTGAAAGGTTCAGAGAAAGGTTCGGGAATGAAGTGGCGGTTTTGCACAGCAGGCTGTCCCAGGGAGAAAGGTATGATCAATGGAGTCTTGTGAAAGATGGACATATAAAAGTGGTAGTAGGTGCAAGATCCGCAGTATTTGCTCCATTAAAGAACCTGGGTATTATAATTATTGATGAGGAGCATGAAGGTACATATAAATCAGAAACTACACCGAAATATCATGCGGCGGAAATTGCCCGCAAAAGATGCTATGAAAAAGGTGCCATGCTGCTTTATGGTTCAGCCACACCTTCCTGTGAAACCTATTTCAAGGCAAAGAAAGGGCTTATTGGGCTCCTTGAGTTAAAGAGCAGGACAAATAATATGGTTATGCCTGAAGTAGAAATTGTTGATATGAGGAAGGAGCTTGAAGAGGGAAACAGGTCTGTTTTTAGCAGAAAACTTCAGGATGAGATTAAAAATAACATTAAATTGGGACAGCAGACTATGCTGTTTCTAAACAGAAGAGGCCATTCTTCCTTTGTATTGTGCAGGAACTGCGGTTATGTGGTTAAATGTGTAGGCTGCAGCATTAATATGACCTACCACGCTTATGAAGACAGACTAATTTGCCATTACTGCGGTTACACTATAAGGCCTCCGAAAATTTGTCCCAAGTGCAAAAGTACTCATATCAGGCATTTTGGAGCAGGTACCCAGAAAGTTGAGGAGGAAGTAAAAAAACAGTTTCCGGGATGCTCGGTAATCCGTATGGATATAGACACGACTACCTGCAAAAACTCTCACGAGAAAATATTAAGAGATTTTTGTGAGAATAATATAAATGTTATGGTTGGCACGCAGATGATTGCAAAGGGTCATGATTTTCATAATGTTACCTTGGTGGGAGTTCTTGCCGCTGACAGCCTCTTAAACCTGGGAGATTACAGGGCTTCGGAGAGAACCTTTCAGTTAATAACTCAGGTTGCGGGAAGGGCAGGAAGAGGAGACTTGCCGGGAAGAGTGATAATTCAAGCATATAATACTGAAGACTTCAGTATTCAGGCTGCATTAAGGCATGATTTTGAAACTTTTTTCAAGCAGGAGATAATGATCAGGAAAAAGCTTAATTATCCGCCTTTTACAAATATTGCTTCAATAATTTTAAGCGGAGCAAATGAGAAACAGGTATCTGAAACAGCCAGTCAGGTGAAAAAGGACTTATTGAAAGAGTTTTGCAGCTCAGAAACATCTGAGGGAAATATAACAGAAATATTAGGGCCGGTCCCGGCTCCCATTAAAAAAATAATGAATAAATACAGATGGAGAATTATAATAAAGTGTGAGGATATGGAGAAATTGATTAAGGCCTTAACTTGTATATCAGATAAATATTGCAGTAAAACGGGCAGAAGGCCGGTTGAGTTGGGTATAGATATTAATCCGTTCAATATGCTATAA
- a CDS encoding polyprenyl synthetase family protein: protein MWHKYPEIESELFKVEECIKNSITSRNKLLSHITSDVILSGGKRLRPAILILASKFGNYDSEKTIPAAGALEILHTATLIHDDIIDRAQLRRGKVTVSEKYGMDMAVYTGDFLLTKAVLMLSKSIPGDKLEIAARAVKNICEGEVDQFQDRFNVDISILSYIKRIGRKTAILFAAACAMGAYISGCSDEITRILAKFGMSYGIAFQIRDDINDFFSNEKKSGKPVGSDISKGIITIPIIYALKDITFNKKLLKLLESDNNITQNEVLELAEYIRDCGAENASWKLLRKYVDRGLGLLSKLPDIEARSILEELIKQLDNNYIKDE from the coding sequence TTGTGGCATAAGTATCCTGAAATTGAGAGCGAATTGTTTAAAGTTGAAGAATGTATAAAAAACAGTATTACTTCCAGAAACAAGCTGCTATCACATATTACCAGCGATGTCATACTTTCAGGGGGAAAACGGCTGAGACCTGCCATCCTTATTTTAGCATCTAAATTTGGTAATTACGACAGTGAAAAAACAATACCTGCAGCCGGAGCCTTAGAAATATTGCATACCGCTACTCTTATCCATGATGATATAATTGACAGGGCACAGTTAAGACGGGGAAAGGTAACTGTATCAGAAAAATATGGAATGGATATGGCCGTGTATACCGGAGACTTTTTGCTTACCAAGGCAGTTCTAATGCTTTCAAAGAGTATTCCGGGGGACAAGCTGGAGATAGCCGCAAGGGCTGTAAAAAATATATGTGAGGGAGAGGTTGACCAATTTCAGGACAGGTTTAATGTAGACATTTCCATATTGTCATATATAAAAAGAATTGGCCGTAAAACTGCCATACTTTTTGCTGCTGCTTGCGCCATGGGCGCATATATTTCCGGGTGTTCTGATGAAATAACAAGAATACTTGCCAAGTTTGGCATGAGCTACGGCATAGCTTTTCAAATAAGAGATGATATAAATGATTTTTTTTCCAATGAAAAGAAGTCAGGCAAACCTGTAGGCAGCGACATTTCAAAAGGTATCATAACAATTCCTATAATATATGCTCTTAAAGACATCACATTCAATAAAAAACTCTTGAAGTTATTGGAAAGCGACAATAATATAACCCAGAATGAGGTTCTGGAATTAGCTGAGTATATAAGAGATTGCGGCGCGGAAAATGCTTCATGGAAACTGCTTAGAAAATATGTTGACAGAGGACTGGGTCTTCTCAGTAAATTACCTGATATTGAAGCCAGAAGCATACTTGAGGAATTAATAAAACAACTGGACAATAATTATATAAAGGATGAATAG
- a CDS encoding Gx transporter family protein, protein MNYTRKLPLLALMVSMALILSIVESWIPVPVAIPGVKLGLANIVTILTIIFFGVKEAIIVVCIRVALSSIFGGGLMIFFFSIAGGLLSTLTMAFLYRKMYNIFSLLGISIAGSIMHNIGQLLMASIVMKEFSVMSYLPVLLISGIIMGCIVGICSKLLVTSLEKTRIFN, encoded by the coding sequence TTGAATTATACAAGAAAACTGCCTTTGCTGGCACTAATGGTTTCTATGGCACTGATACTCTCTATAGTTGAGTCCTGGATACCTGTTCCTGTTGCTATACCGGGGGTAAAATTGGGATTAGCGAATATAGTAACGATACTGACTATTATTTTTTTTGGAGTTAAAGAGGCTATAATTGTAGTTTGTATCAGAGTTGCGCTTTCTTCTATTTTTGGAGGAGGGCTTATGATATTTTTCTTCAGTATTGCAGGAGGATTGTTAAGTACTTTAACAATGGCTTTCCTATACAGAAAAATGTATAATATATTTAGTTTATTAGGTATAAGTATTGCAGGATCAATAATGCATAATATAGGGCAGTTGCTTATGGCATCCATAGTAATGAAAGAGTTTTCAGTTATGTCTTATTTACCTGTACTACTTATTTCTGGTATTATTATGGGGTGTATTGTTGGGATTTGTTCAAAACTGTTGGTAACATCACTTGAAAAAACAAGGATTTTTAATTGA
- a CDS encoding NusG domain II-containing protein, whose protein sequence is MLKKGDIILLIVILFAATGFSLFNILDSKNGNSMKTAIIKHEDETIETVVLDQVDQPERINVSGNYDVVILVEKGRIRFEKSNCPDQICVNTGWLTSNGDVAVCLPNRTMIKIEGIKQEIDGGTY, encoded by the coding sequence ATGTTGAAAAAAGGTGATATAATATTATTGATAGTCATATTGTTTGCAGCTACAGGCTTTTCATTGTTTAACATATTGGACAGTAAAAATGGGAATTCCATGAAAACTGCCATTATTAAACATGAAGATGAAACTATAGAAACAGTTGTTCTTGACCAGGTAGACCAACCTGAGAGAATAAATGTTTCTGGGAATTATGATGTGGTAATATTAGTTGAAAAAGGACGTATTAGATTTGAAAAATCCAACTGCCCTGATCAAATATGCGTAAATACTGGATGGTTAACAAGTAACGGGGATGTGGCGGTTTGTCTGCCTAACCGGACAATGATCAAAATTGAGGGGATTAAACAAGAAATTGATGGAGGTACTTATTAA
- a CDS encoding FAD:protein FMN transferase, with protein sequence MNTIITQRIYGKNAKKATQEATERIKELESKMTINSPGGEVNDLNAQAGKGFVSLTQDTVFVLEKALYYSELSGGAFDVTVGPLVKAWGINTPNERIPSENEIEELLTLVNYKDINIDRENLQAKLERPGQIVDLGAIAKGYAGDEVIKIYKKYGIESAYVNLGGNVVVLGTKPDGTPWRIGIQDPRKPNGFYVAILTLVDKAVVTSGDYERYFERDGKRYHHIIDPRTGSPSHSGLISATIVSDSSIDADALSTSVFILGLDKGMELIESLPGIEAVFITENKEVYVTSGLTDYFSMAGESRDYKYVEKR encoded by the coding sequence ATGAATACAATCATAACCCAAAGAATATATGGGAAAAATGCAAAAAAGGCTACCCAGGAGGCCACTGAAAGAATAAAGGAACTTGAAAGTAAAATGACAATTAATTCTCCCGGTGGTGAGGTTAACGACCTTAATGCCCAGGCTGGCAAAGGATTTGTGTCATTAACTCAGGATACGGTTTTTGTTTTGGAAAAGGCATTATATTATTCAGAACTAAGCGGAGGAGCTTTTGATGTTACCGTAGGACCGTTGGTCAAGGCCTGGGGTATAAATACTCCTAATGAAAGGATTCCTTCTGAGAATGAAATTGAAGAATTGCTGACATTAGTAAATTATAAAGACATTAATATTGACAGGGAGAATCTTCAGGCAAAACTAGAACGTCCTGGCCAAATAGTTGACCTCGGAGCTATTGCAAAAGGATATGCGGGAGATGAAGTAATTAAGATATATAAAAAGTACGGGATTGAATCAGCATACGTAAACCTTGGGGGTAATGTCGTAGTCCTTGGTACAAAGCCCGATGGTACACCCTGGAGAATAGGGATACAAGACCCCAGGAAGCCGAATGGTTTTTATGTTGCAATACTGACCCTTGTTGATAAGGCTGTAGTTACTTCTGGAGATTATGAGCGGTATTTTGAAAGGGATGGTAAAAGGTATCATCATATAATTGATCCCAGAACCGGTTCTCCTTCTCACTCGGGTCTAATCAGCGCTACAATTGTTTCGGATTCATCTATAGATGCTGATGCACTATCCACTTCGGTTTTTATTTTAGGCCTGGATAAAGGAATGGAACTTATAGAAAGCTTACCGGGAATTGAGGCTGTATTTATAACGGAAAATAAGGAGGTCTATGTTACCTCAGGTTTGACAGATTATTTTTCAATGGCTGGTGAGAGCAGGGATTATAAATATGTTGAAAAAAGGTGA